The sequence below is a genomic window from Corythoichthys intestinalis isolate RoL2023-P3 chromosome 12, ASM3026506v1, whole genome shotgun sequence.
AACAGAGTGCAACTCTTCATCATCGTCTTCGTCATCTTGCTCCCGCGACAGAGACGGACCAGCTCCAGACAGGAGGCGACAATGGAAAACTACAAACAGTTTCTTGTCATTTTGTCCTCCGCCGGCGTTGTGGGCCTTATTGCCATCATATTTGCGATAAGATGGGTTCTTTACTATCAAGGGGGTCTGGCGTGGGACGGAAAAGCGGCCGAATTTAACTGGCATCCGCTCTTGCACATCTCCGGATTTATCTTCCTGCAGGGTGTGGGTGAGTTGGagtttctatttatttttcacTGGTCACAGAAATGCAGCCGATTCGACGTTAATATTGTTGCACAAGTCACACGTCAGACGTTGCGTATTTGTCGGGCTAATGGAGGAAGAGGCGTGGAGGAGGAAGTTTCAGCAAGAGAAAAACACGTGTGAAGCACTGCAATGTTTTGAAACGTGTCGGTGGGTAAAGCGCTTTAATTATCCAGTTGCATCAATACTATGCAATTACTTTGACTCATGAACAGTCTTTCCCAAGAATCTGATACATATTTGCTATTGAATTTGTTCAAATACCAAATAACATCATTATAATTTGCtctaaaaaagtaaaattttcTACCTTTAGAAAGAGACTGTCACGTTTTGGTGGACTAAGCACTTAAAAAGTTTCAATAATACATCACAAAGGTGTCATGGCTGAGCAATAAATGAAGCTACATAATCCAAAGATTGTTTTTCTCGCTTTTCATAATTTTAGCAACAAAATGTAAAGACTTTTACAAATGCAAAAGAGTTTCCTCTTGGGGGAATATGTTATACATTATGCTGAATTAATTAGCATTTGACAttttaaacaaatatatttgacataataaaatGAGCCATTCTAACTGGATGGTCTGGCTTGTcaatatttaatgtatttgtgtATGTTTACAAAGTTGTTGAAGACTAATGTAGCTGTCCCGCATACAAAATATTTGCACCACTACCTCAGGACAAACATTTCGAACATGGTGATTCAATAATTAAAGACTTGGATTCTTTTTTGGAGCCCTGATTAACAGCCGTTATGCACAGTAAATATGCAGACAGTGAGGCTAAAATAGTGAGTATGATAGTATTGTCAACacacaaatgtacaaaaatggACAGGCTATTTGCAATTCTGGAATAACAAGTCCATCGTTTAAAAAGTTAATGGCCTGAGGAGTTAGGGTTTTGAATACCTTTTAGTTTCAGTATACATAACTTGATCGCACCTACCTGGGGGAAGGAGTTTGCAGATGTTACCCAGGAAAAATTTGCCTTCCCTTGTCCTAGTTTTTATAGTGTGGAAGTCCTCAGGTGCGGTTGGAACATATGATTTTGTCAGTCGTCCTAACTGTCCATTGCAGTCAGGTTTAAGGAGTCAGTGTCGGCGTTATTACACACTTGATCTGAATGATAACCTGTTTCTCTTCCAGCCATCATCGTGTACAGACTACCATGGACCTGGAAGTACAATAAACTTATCATGAAGTTTGTCCATGCAACCTTGAACTTGGTGGCCTTTATTTTTGCCGTTGTGGCTACAGTGGCAGTTTTCGACTTCCATAATGATGCCAATATCCCCAACATGTACAGTCTACACAGCTGGGTGGGCCTGGCAGCTGTAATACTTTACGGTCTACAAGTAAATACATTCCATTTTTCAAATGGCAATTATTGTAATACCTAGTTTAGCTCCATAATGTTGTGCATGATGTCTGGTTATTTGTATGTTTTGAAGATCTCTATAGTTAGGGTGAccgaacgtcctcttttgcccggacaagtcctactttcacgtagtatcctcgtagtccgggcgggttttataaatttaaaaaaatgtccgttttttatgattgttgaactgctacgtttggaaacatgctggttgaataattTGTCGGTttgtttcggttattgtttgtgtgcaatctagaacattgaatgagaatatcaattgaatgggaataacaattcaacaaggacaattgtcatgatagtaatttataaaaatgtttagtgggcacatagcctactgtatgtatgtgtattgactggactacatttccatgggtctgcattctatatatatatatatatttatttattttattttttttcaaactgcatttttccatccagagtgagggggcacactttaaatatattaaagtgatataggcatcttggagtgaacttcgagtaaaattcaagtatcttgaggccgggctgagtgtcctctttttttggaaatcaaaatatggtcaccctatctaTAGTTAGCGCTACTATTGCCTAATTACGCATTGCTGATACTTTCCTTATATCAATGAAGAGTGGTTATGGTCTTATGCAGCTTGTTTTAGGGGTTGGCCTGTATttgatgccatttacgcctgtaTCCTGGAGAGCAGCCTTTATGCCCATCCATACCTACAGTGGCCTTTTCCTCTTTGGTTCAGTTATAGCAGCGGCACTCATGGGTATCACTGAGAAACTTATATTTAGCCTGTAAGTACAAAAAAGCCCACCGTCATTAAGTTGTGCAGAAGTAATGAATATAACATTGTATCTGTCTGATCCTAGGAAAACCAACCCAGCATATAAGGATTTGCCCCCACAGGCGATATTTGTGAACATTCTGGGACTCCTTCTTGTGATTTTTGGAGCACTAATCCTTTGGATTGCCACTCGGCAGTCTTGGAAACGGCCCAGTGAACAGTTCTTGCATAGTTTGCATTCCGACAGGGGCAGTGAGGTTGGCTCAAAAGTGGGTCCATCCCTGTCTCAACTCTCAGATGGAGTAGAGGGTGAAGAAGCCTTTGGAGAGGTCCGCAGGAGGAATAATAAGTTTGAGGACCAGGTCAACTGaatttcaataaataaatcagaGCTTTGAAGGTCCCCCATTCTGAAGGAAAGTACAGACCTTGTACATTGGTCAATTATGTTGTATTTCATAcatatttaatattatttttccgTATCCATTATGTTTACAGCTGCTGTTGAATGTTATTGTGTGTCCTTTTTCATATAAACTGAAATCACGTGCCACTAATAGTGACAAACTTTACTCCCATCATTCTATCTTGCTGTAGCTttatttttgatattttaaatattcatttaCCATTTTGCATAGTTTCAaataaaatagatttaaaaaaaaaaaaaaaaaagtttctaatGTGAGTCTTTTGCAGTACTGTGGAATACAGTTGGTTTTAAATTATTAGACCCCTCACTGCAGTGAACTATtaagatgtttttgttttgttatgaatttgtaaaaaaaaaaaatatatatatatatatatataatgtatgtatgtatacagtatatgtgtatatagttTTGTCATACAGTACaccagaggtcacggaaccgtggacaagccgtctggaccggatctcaagctgtcccgactaatacacgttgcaacaacaaaaatcatttttgtctgcgggcatgcagagcggaggtgggcaacaaacaaaaaatcttagcggtgacgcgcgtgagccagccaatgggagtgaagcatttgaaagttatttttagaacagcatgtctcacgctttccagactccgcggagtgacagccaaatactgagccgaatgaagttggaggaagaggcgaaaaaggtacggcaaatggcgtgctcaaaactacgcacgattgatgcagaaaactgagtgtttaaggaggagtggaccaacacattcttgttcattttacctggcggtaGCACAAGACCTCTggctcagagcaaataaaactaaatgtgataaataagcctcctcaactctttccttgctcttaaagatttgatccattttctgttgcattgccctttttttgttgcatcaattcaacaaactatttcttttcttttttttatgctgttccagaaaacatgcacatttgaaccaatcagagctaactatctctgctgatcacgtcagtatgtcagccaattgaacggataaatgagtccaggcgttttgctttgctgcgtgcattcgcacattgacgtgactcatcatcgtcagactcagataactgcagcagctggggaaacctccatgccgtccgtggaatgaaaaaatatcggtggaaacagattacgcgacacaagcactttattatgcttgttgttaacaatcaaataaatcaatcaaatttatttatatagccctttacaaaaacccgaaaggccctcaaagtgctttacaacaaaacatggctcaagataaataaaaggcaggaa
It includes:
- the LOC130926566 gene encoding plasma membrane ascorbate-dependent reductase CYBRD1 produces the protein MENYKQFLVILSSAGVVGLIAIIFAIRWVLYYQGGLAWDGKAAEFNWHPLLHISGFIFLQGVAIIVYRLPWTWKYNKLIMKFVHATLNLVAFIFAVVATVAVFDFHNDANIPNMYSLHSWVGLAAVILYGLQLVLGVGLYLMPFTPVSWRAAFMPIHTYSGLFLFGSVIAAALMGITEKLIFSLKTNPAYKDLPPQAIFVNILGLLLVIFGALILWIATRQSWKRPSEQFLHSLHSDRGSEVGSKVGPSLSQLSDGVEGEEAFGEVRRRNNKFEDQVN